A single region of the Nitrospirota bacterium genome encodes:
- the lolA gene encoding outer membrane lipoprotein chaperone LolA gives MKKELSGYMNRSAFIYFFFVIILAVSSAASAASLDETVSMIEKKAGEIKDISGSFLQESYLTDLERTEKYSGNFFIKKPSMVRWKYAEPRDEEVYITTDAIWIHKRLAKQAVKSKFTENAYGQAPIALLASLENLRANFDITTTEKKDVLKLKPKRKIGSIKELTMQTSSSDFPVKSFTIFDIYGNNVIITIKDVRTNTGLEDKVFIFKPASDMEVFEY, from the coding sequence ATGAAGAAAGAGTTATCAGGATATATGAACCGTTCAGCATTTATTTATTTTTTCTTTGTGATCATCCTGGCTGTCAGTTCAGCCGCATCAGCAGCATCACTTGATGAAACCGTATCAATGATAGAGAAGAAGGCAGGCGAGATCAAGGATATAAGCGGCTCTTTTCTGCAGGAAAGCTATCTGACAGACCTTGAGCGGACAGAAAAGTATTCCGGCAATTTCTTTATCAAGAAACCCTCCATGGTAAGGTGGAAATATGCCGAGCCGAGGGATGAAGAGGTATATATCACAACAGACGCAATATGGATACACAAGAGACTGGCAAAACAGGCTGTAAAGAGCAAGTTCACGGAAAATGCATACGGCCAGGCGCCTATCGCCCTTTTGGCGAGCCTTGAGAACCTCAGGGCTAATTTTGATATCACAACCACAGAGAAGAAAGATGTCTTGAAACTTAAACCTAAACGCAAGATAGGTTCGATAAAAGAGCTGACGATGCAGACAAGTAGCAGCGATTTTCCCGTAAAGTCATTTACCATATTTGACATATACGGCAACAATGTCATTATCACGATAAAAGATGTCCGCACAAATACAGGGCTTGAAGACAAGGTCTTTATATTCAAGCCGGCATCTGATATGGAAGTCTTTGAGTATTAA